In a genomic window of Alcanivorax sp.:
- a CDS encoding PhoX family phosphatase: MGHHPVEDSNRSDNTTINTVLEQHLSRRQILRGGATAATMVAGASLVACGGDSNNRGNGGDAGGQVPAELGFAAVPRSLEDRVVLPEGYRASVLIAKGDALFSDIADYQNDGSGEDFDKRSGDEHDGMEYFGLDADGTWDPNGSERGVLCMNHENLEDDTLHENGVTAAADNGGARPQVEIDREILAHGVACLEVIKEDGQWRYVKDSAFNRRVTGATEAVISGPCSGHDALKTKLSPAGDKGFGTLNNCASGRTPWGTYLTCEENWFSYFSRNDASDARSATENALLARYGMGLVSKGFSYREWDTVAGDMYQRFNISVTGASATEDFRNEPNTFGYIVEIDPFNTASKPVKRTAMGRFAHEGAIFAPAETGKPLVYYMGDDSRNEYLYKFVSAANWDPADVGTGTAAGNKYLDDGKLYVAVFNNDGTGEWKELSVGVNGLDAMNPLYPFSSQGDVMLATRLAADHVGATKMDRPEWAAVNPINGECYLTLTNNRGSNRNPDTVDGPNPRTYGGSGGNPNGHIIRWREEGGDHSATRFDWDVFLFGSPADKDAQSINLSGLTADNDFSSPDGLYFDHRGLLWIQTDDGAYRDAVNNQMLVAIPGEVGDGGMLTFTNDFGGEENTTFVGKDASAVDLRRFLVGPKGCEITGITMTPDARSLFINVQHPGEGGSAANFNTDVSTWPNPNGDALSLGNGVSRPRSATIVITREDDGEIAV; the protein is encoded by the coding sequence ATGGGTCACCATCCCGTAGAAGACAGCAACCGTTCCGATAACACCACCATCAATACTGTGCTGGAACAGCATCTTTCCCGTCGCCAGATTCTGCGCGGCGGTGCGACTGCGGCCACCATGGTGGCCGGTGCCAGCCTGGTGGCCTGTGGTGGTGACAGCAACAATCGCGGTAATGGCGGCGATGCTGGCGGCCAGGTGCCTGCCGAGCTGGGCTTTGCAGCAGTCCCGCGTTCACTGGAGGATCGCGTAGTGCTGCCGGAAGGCTATCGGGCCAGTGTCCTGATCGCCAAAGGCGATGCGCTGTTTTCTGATATTGCGGATTATCAGAACGATGGCAGCGGCGAGGATTTCGACAAGCGTTCCGGTGATGAGCACGATGGCATGGAGTATTTCGGTCTGGATGCTGACGGGACTTGGGATCCGAATGGGTCAGAGCGTGGTGTGTTGTGTATGAACCACGAAAATCTGGAAGATGACACCTTGCATGAGAATGGTGTTACCGCTGCCGCCGATAATGGTGGTGCCCGCCCGCAGGTAGAGATTGACCGGGAAATTCTCGCCCATGGTGTGGCGTGTCTGGAAGTGATCAAAGAGGATGGCCAGTGGCGTTACGTCAAGGATTCCGCCTTCAACCGTCGTGTTACCGGTGCCACTGAAGCGGTGATTTCAGGCCCCTGCTCAGGCCATGACGCCTTGAAAACCAAACTGAGCCCTGCCGGTGACAAGGGCTTCGGCACTCTTAATAACTGTGCCAGCGGCCGGACCCCCTGGGGAACCTACCTGACCTGTGAAGAAAACTGGTTTTCGTATTTCAGCCGTAATGATGCATCCGACGCCCGCAGCGCCACCGAGAATGCGTTGCTTGCCCGCTACGGTATGGGGCTGGTGAGCAAAGGCTTCTCCTATCGGGAATGGGATACGGTGGCCGGCGATATGTACCAGCGGTTCAATATCAGTGTCACTGGCGCCTCGGCCACGGAGGATTTTCGCAATGAGCCAAACACCTTTGGTTATATTGTGGAAATTGATCCTTTCAACACCGCCAGCAAGCCGGTCAAACGGACAGCCATGGGGCGTTTTGCCCATGAAGGAGCCATCTTCGCTCCCGCAGAAACCGGCAAGCCGCTGGTCTATTACATGGGTGATGATTCCCGCAACGAATATCTCTACAAGTTCGTCAGTGCGGCCAACTGGGATCCAGCCGATGTGGGTACCGGTACGGCTGCTGGCAACAAGTATCTGGATGACGGCAAGCTGTACGTGGCGGTGTTCAATAATGACGGCACCGGCGAGTGGAAAGAGCTGAGTGTTGGGGTGAATGGGCTGGATGCAATGAACCCCCTGTATCCTTTCTCCAGTCAGGGGGATGTGATGCTGGCGACTCGCCTTGCTGCAGATCACGTTGGCGCGACCAAAATGGATCGCCCGGAGTGGGCAGCCGTTAATCCGATCAATGGTGAGTGCTACCTCACCTTGACCAACAACCGCGGCAGCAATCGTAATCCGGATACCGTAGACGGGCCCAACCCGCGTACCTACGGCGGCTCGGGCGGTAACCCCAACGGCCATATCATCCGTTGGCGCGAAGAGGGCGGCGACCATAGCGCTACCCGTTTCGATTGGGATGTGTTCCTGTTCGGGTCCCCTGCGGACAAGGATGCCCAGAGCATCAACCTGTCCGGCCTGACCGCGGACAATGATTTCTCCAGCCCGGACGGTCTGTACTTCGACCATCGTGGGTTGTTGTGGATTCAGACGGATGATGGCGCTTACCGTGATGCGGTGAATAACCAGATGCTGGTGGCGATTCCGGGAGAAGTGGGTGATGGCGGCATGCTGACCTTTACCAATGATTTTGGTGGTGAGGAAAATACCACCTTTGTGGGCAAGGACGCGTCCGCGGTGGATCTGCGCCGTTTCCTGGTCGGCCCCAAGGGCTGCGAGATTACCGGTATCACCATGACTCCGGATGCCCGCAGTCTGTTCATCAATGTGCAGCATCCTGGTGAAGGGGGCTCTGCCGCCAACTTCAATACGGATGTGAGCACCTGGCCCAACCCCAACGGCGATGCCCTGTCGCTGGGTAATGGCGTCAGTCGTCCCCGCTCGGCCACCATCGTGATCACCCGAGAGGATGATGGCGAGATCGCTGTGTAG
- a CDS encoding adenylosuccinate synthase produces the protein MGKNVVILGTQWGDEGKGKIVDLLTDQASLVARFQGGHNAGHTLVIDGKKTVLHLIPSGILRDDVQCLIGNGVVLALDALLKEIGGLEEQGVPVRERLRLSASCPLILPVHVALDQAREAARGNKKIGTTGRGIGPAYEDKVARRGLRLGDVYSRERFAAKLGEVMDYHNFVLRSYYNAEPVDFQKTLDETLAMGEEVRSMVTDVTTVLHGARERNENIMFEGAQGTLLDIDHGTYPYVTSSNTTAGGAATGTGFGPLYLDYVLGITKAYTTRVGSGPFPTELFDENGRYLAEKGHEFGSTTGRARRCGWFDAVALKRSIQINSITGLCLTKLDVLDGLEEVNICIGYQDAEGNSLTCAWDADSYEEVKPVYESLPGWTESTLGAKSVDELPANAVAYLKRIEEVTGAPIDIISTGPDRVETIIKRHPFA, from the coding sequence ATGGGTAAGAACGTAGTCATTCTCGGCACCCAGTGGGGTGATGAAGGCAAGGGCAAGATCGTTGATCTGCTTACCGATCAGGCCTCTCTGGTGGCCCGCTTTCAGGGCGGTCATAACGCCGGCCATACCCTGGTGATCGACGGTAAGAAAACCGTCCTGCATCTGATTCCTTCCGGCATTCTGCGTGATGACGTTCAGTGCCTGATCGGCAATGGTGTGGTGCTGGCCCTGGATGCCCTGCTCAAGGAAATCGGTGGCCTGGAAGAGCAGGGTGTGCCGGTCCGTGAGCGTCTGCGTCTGTCCGCCTCCTGCCCGCTGATTCTGCCGGTGCACGTGGCACTGGATCAGGCCCGGGAAGCGGCCCGTGGCAACAAGAAGATTGGCACCACCGGTCGCGGTATCGGCCCCGCCTACGAAGACAAGGTGGCCCGCCGTGGTCTGCGTCTGGGGGATGTCTATTCCCGCGAGCGCTTTGCTGCCAAGCTCGGCGAAGTGATGGATTACCACAACTTCGTGCTGCGTAGTTATTACAATGCCGAGCCGGTGGACTTCCAGAAAACCCTGGATGAGACCCTGGCCATGGGCGAGGAAGTGCGCAGCATGGTCACCGACGTGACCACTGTGCTGCACGGTGCCCGTGAGCGTAACGAGAACATCATGTTCGAGGGCGCCCAGGGCACGTTGCTGGATATCGACCACGGCACCTATCCCTATGTGACCAGCTCCAACACCACCGCCGGCGGCGCCGCCACCGGCACCGGTTTCGGCCCGCTGTATCTGGACTATGTGCTGGGTATTACCAAGGCCTACACCACCCGGGTGGGTAGCGGTCCTTTCCCCACAGAGCTGTTCGATGAGAACGGTCGTTACCTGGCAGAGAAAGGCCACGAATTCGGTTCCACCACCGGCCGTGCCCGTCGTTGTGGCTGGTTTGATGCGGTGGCCCTGAAACGCTCCATCCAGATCAACTCCATCACCGGCCTGTGTCTCACCAAGCTGGATGTGCTCGACGGTCTGGAAGAAGTGAATATCTGTATCGGTTATCAGGATGCGGAAGGCAACTCCCTGACCTGTGCCTGGGATGCGGATAGCTACGAAGAAGTGAAACCAGTCTACGAAAGCCTTCCCGGCTGGACTGAATCTACCCTGGGTGCCAAATCCGTGGACGAGCTGCCGGCCAACGCCGTGGCTTACCTGAAGCGGATCGAGGAAGTGACCGGTGCCCCCATCGATATCATTTCCACCGGCCCGGATCGCGTGGAAACCATCATCAAGCGGCATCCTTTCGCCTGA
- a CDS encoding ATP phosphoribosyltransferase regulatory subunit, producing MNQEEQWLLPDGVEEVLPGRARAIEQLRRQTLDLYQRWGYELVFPPLIEFLESLLNGAGRDLERETFKITDQLTGRLMGVRADITPQVARMDAHSLRRSAPSRLCYCSSALRTRPAVAGATRLPYQLGVELFGHAGSDSDLEVMTLLLDTLALAGVANEVVLDLGHVGLFRGLLDACDLSDAEQGQLEDIYVRKARVELDSFLAERDLPAPAARALAALPWLAGGIGILDEARSLLGDFPGALAALDELAVLAGVLDARGVQLHLDLGELRGYHYHTGCVFAAYLPGESEPVAKGGRYDHIGEVFGRARPATGFSADLKMLAARTEAAALNGILAEGSLQDAGFAARVAELRDMGERVVLALTGADNDPRELGCQRKLVQEDSHWVIQDIF from the coding sequence ATGAACCAGGAAGAACAGTGGCTACTGCCCGACGGGGTGGAAGAGGTTCTCCCGGGGCGAGCCCGGGCCATTGAGCAATTGCGCCGGCAGACGCTGGATCTTTACCAGCGCTGGGGCTATGAACTGGTTTTCCCGCCACTGATCGAGTTTCTCGAGTCCTTGCTCAACGGCGCGGGCCGTGACCTGGAGCGGGAAACCTTCAAGATCACCGATCAGCTGACTGGCCGCCTGATGGGCGTGCGCGCGGATATCACCCCTCAGGTGGCGCGCATGGATGCCCACAGCCTGCGCCGTTCGGCCCCCTCCCGCCTGTGTTACTGCTCCAGTGCCCTGCGCACCCGCCCGGCGGTGGCCGGCGCTACCCGGCTGCCCTACCAGCTCGGGGTGGAGCTGTTCGGCCATGCCGGAAGTGACAGCGATCTGGAAGTGATGACTCTGCTTCTGGATACCCTGGCTCTGGCTGGTGTGGCCAATGAAGTGGTGCTGGATCTGGGGCATGTGGGTCTGTTCCGCGGGCTGCTGGATGCCTGTGATCTGAGTGATGCCGAGCAGGGTCAGCTGGAAGATATTTATGTCCGCAAGGCGCGGGTAGAGCTGGATAGCTTTCTGGCGGAGCGCGATCTGCCGGCTCCGGCGGCCCGCGCTCTGGCGGCGCTGCCCTGGCTGGCCGGTGGCATCGGCATTCTTGATGAGGCCCGCAGTCTGCTAGGCGATTTCCCCGGTGCCCTGGCGGCGCTGGATGAGCTGGCGGTGCTGGCCGGGGTGCTGGACGCTCGTGGCGTGCAGTTGCATCTGGATCTGGGTGAGTTACGTGGCTATCACTACCACACCGGCTGTGTCTTCGCCGCCTACCTGCCCGGCGAGAGTGAGCCGGTGGCTAAGGGCGGCCGTTATGATCATATCGGTGAAGTGTTTGGCCGGGCCCGCCCGGCGACCGGTTTCAGTGCCGATCTGAAAATGCTGGCGGCGCGTACCGAGGCGGCTGCGCTTAATGGCATTTTGGCGGAAGGTTCTCTGCAGGATGCTGGCTTTGCCGCCCGGGTGGCCGAGTTGCGTGATATGGGCGAGCGGGTGGTGCTGGCGTTGACCGGGGCCGATAATGACCCTCGCGAGCTGGGCTGCCAGCGCAAGCTGGTGCAGGAAGACAGCCACTGGGTGATCCAGGATATTTTCTAG
- a CDS encoding DUF2065 domain-containing protein yields the protein MDFSLLIKALCLVLVIEGIPLFLAPNRAREAALQVARMPGRSLRILGLVLMILGAGLLLLMRS from the coding sequence ATGGACTTCAGCTTATTGATCAAGGCCCTGTGCCTGGTATTGGTGATCGAGGGCATTCCGCTGTTTCTGGCGCCTAATCGTGCGCGTGAGGCGGCCTTGCAGGTTGCCCGCATGCCCGGGCGCTCACTGAGAATTCTGGGGCTGGTGCTGATGATATTGGGTGCCGGCCTGCTACTACTGATGCGGTCGTAA
- the hflC gene encoding protease modulator HflC, whose amino-acid sequence MNNRGWLALLALGVLALLALDSFFIVNQAEKAVLKQFSRIDKADVEPGIYFKWPLVEEVVRVDGRALVYDVPTQSFLTAEKKLLNVDAFVVWRINNVQRYIVSVGGGSSNAQVMEGRARQLLDPRVNEALRNEFASRTVFQVVAGESDVEKLEGDTAVLRDPVTGEMTEVPRDQLDESIIREAEAEASTDKVDPRKMASDQREALMDQVRAKVNESTMEDLGIEVVDIRVKQVDWPDQVRGRVFDRMRAERQRDAAAHRSQGREEAEKIRAGADRQRSEILAEAYRKAQATRGEGDAQAAATYAQAYNQDKEFFRFYRSLQAYKESFKDKEDVLILEPDGEFFRYLKGAKGTQP is encoded by the coding sequence ATGAATAATCGTGGATGGTTGGCGCTGCTGGCTCTGGGTGTTCTGGCCCTGCTGGCGCTGGATTCCTTCTTTATTGTGAATCAGGCCGAAAAGGCGGTGCTCAAACAGTTCAGCCGGATCGACAAGGCCGATGTGGAACCGGGTATTTATTTCAAATGGCCGCTGGTGGAAGAGGTGGTACGGGTTGATGGTCGTGCCCTGGTGTACGACGTGCCCACACAGTCTTTCCTCACGGCCGAGAAGAAATTGCTCAACGTAGATGCCTTTGTGGTCTGGCGGATCAACAATGTGCAGCGCTACATCGTCAGTGTGGGTGGCGGCTCTTCCAATGCCCAGGTAATGGAAGGGCGTGCCCGCCAGTTGCTGGACCCGCGGGTCAACGAGGCGTTGCGTAACGAGTTTGCCTCGCGCACCGTGTTCCAGGTAGTCGCTGGCGAAAGCGATGTGGAAAAACTGGAAGGTGACACGGCCGTACTGCGTGACCCGGTCACCGGTGAGATGACCGAGGTGCCCAGGGATCAGCTGGACGAGTCCATTATTCGTGAAGCCGAGGCCGAAGCCTCCACGGACAAGGTGGATCCCCGGAAAATGGCCAGCGACCAGCGCGAAGCGCTGATGGACCAGGTTCGTGCCAAAGTGAACGAATCCACCATGGAAGATCTGGGCATTGAAGTGGTGGATATCCGCGTCAAGCAAGTGGACTGGCCTGACCAGGTCCGTGGCCGGGTGTTTGATCGTATGCGCGCCGAGCGCCAGCGTGACGCAGCTGCCCACCGTTCCCAGGGCCGCGAGGAAGCGGAGAAAATTCGCGCCGGTGCCGATCGTCAGCGCAGTGAAATCCTTGCTGAAGCCTACCGTAAGGCTCAGGCCACCCGCGGTGAGGGTGACGCTCAGGCCGCGGCCACTTATGCGCAGGCCTACAATCAGGACAAGGAGTTCTTCCGCTTCTATCGCAGCCTCCAGGCCTACAAGGAGAGCTTCAAGGACAAGGAAGATGTGCTGATCCTGGAGCCGGATGGCGAGTTCTTCCGCTACCTGAAGGGAGCGAAGGGCACTCAGCCCTGA
- the hflK gene encoding FtsH protease activity modulator HflK, with the protein MAWNEPGGNKPKDPWGGGGDQGPPDLDEALKNLKEKINSVFGGKGGKSGGGGRSGGGSPWPVLIIAAVIGVVVYGLVGFFQVDQRERAVVLRFGEYNRTVDPGLRWRAPIIEQYEKVDVEQNRRYEITEAMLTRDTNIVSVTLQVQYQVLDPIPFLLKVARPEVILQHATSSALRHVVGTSTMDDVLKDNREAIRVQVRERLDEYLNRYDTGLVLKQVVLDRTQAPDAVRDAFDDVSRAKEDEDRFKKEAEAYRNAVIPQARGEAKRLEEEAEAYRNRLIDSAVGDAERFTDLLTEYRKAPEVTRERLYLETMTEVYSATSKVLVDVDNGNSLIYLPLEQLVKGRGGNVKVPESKGGANPASSSSAGADDGGSGREASRSLYSTPNRELR; encoded by the coding sequence ATGGCGTGGAATGAACCCGGCGGCAACAAGCCGAAGGACCCTTGGGGTGGAGGCGGTGACCAGGGGCCGCCGGATCTGGATGAAGCTCTGAAGAATCTGAAAGAGAAGATCAACAGCGTATTCGGCGGCAAGGGCGGCAAGTCCGGAGGCGGCGGCCGCAGTGGCGGTGGTTCTCCCTGGCCGGTGCTGATCATCGCTGCGGTGATCGGCGTGGTGGTTTACGGCCTGGTCGGGTTTTTCCAGGTGGATCAGCGCGAACGTGCCGTGGTGCTGCGTTTCGGGGAATACAACCGCACCGTGGATCCAGGTCTGCGCTGGCGTGCACCGATCATCGAGCAGTATGAGAAGGTGGACGTGGAGCAGAATCGCCGCTACGAAATCACCGAGGCAATGCTCACCCGTGACACCAACATCGTCAGTGTGACCTTGCAGGTACAGTATCAGGTGCTGGACCCGATTCCCTTCCTGCTGAAAGTGGCGCGCCCGGAAGTCATTCTGCAGCACGCCACCAGCTCTGCCCTGCGCCATGTGGTGGGTACCTCCACCATGGATGATGTGCTCAAGGACAACCGTGAGGCCATCCGGGTACAGGTCCGTGAACGTCTTGATGAATACCTGAATCGTTACGATACCGGTCTGGTATTGAAACAGGTGGTGCTGGATCGGACCCAGGCACCGGATGCCGTACGTGACGCCTTCGATGATGTGTCCAGAGCCAAGGAAGATGAGGATCGTTTCAAGAAGGAAGCGGAAGCTTATCGTAATGCGGTGATTCCTCAGGCTCGAGGCGAGGCCAAGCGGCTGGAAGAAGAGGCGGAAGCCTACCGGAACCGTCTGATCGACAGCGCCGTGGGTGATGCAGAGCGCTTTACCGATCTGTTGACCGAATACCGCAAGGCGCCTGAAGTGACCCGTGAGCGTCTCTATCTGGAAACCATGACCGAAGTGTACAGCGCCACCAGCAAGGTGCTGGTGGATGTGGATAACGGCAATAGCCTTATCTACTTGCCGCTGGAGCAACTGGTCAAGGGGCGTGGGGGCAATGTCAAAGTGCCAGAGAGTAAAGGAGGCGCCAATCCGGCCAGTTCTTCATCAGCAGGAGCAGACGATGGCGGCAGTGGTCGTGAGGCCTCTCGCAGCCTCTACAGCACACCAAATCGGGAGTTGCGCTAA
- the hflX gene encoding ribosome rescue GTPase HflX, giving the protein MDLFDRTEQTRTGAGERAVLVHLDLPDAMGREDLDEFYHLVTSSGVEPAAELTGKRDRPDPALFIGSGKSEELAALVSDIKADVVLFNHALSPAQERNLERVVKCRVLDRTGLILDIFAQRARTHEGRLQVELAQLRHLSSRLVRGWTHLERQKGGIGLRGPGETQLETDRRLLRDRIRAIESRLEKVRKQRAQGRRARQRSETPLISLVGYTNAGKSTLFNAITTGDVYVADQLFATLDPTLRKVKVPGVGPAILADTVGFIRHLPHRLVQAFRATLEETVNATLLLHVTDCSAEERDSNVAAVNEVLEEIGGDTLPVLHVYNKVDNLGQSPKIDRDEHGNPWRVWISAQTGDGFDLLFQAIAERLAAGWVDCWVRLPASAGRLRARLHEAGEVLEEQAALDGSMLLRINVNRVHFERLLREQGLTEEELVVPAPAVAGDDAPSYNSQRSHDASHQ; this is encoded by the coding sequence ATGGACCTATTTGACCGTACAGAGCAGACCAGAACCGGCGCCGGTGAACGCGCTGTTCTGGTGCATTTGGATCTGCCCGATGCCATGGGCCGCGAAGATCTGGATGAATTTTATCATCTGGTCACGTCCAGCGGCGTAGAGCCAGCGGCGGAGTTGACCGGCAAGCGTGACCGGCCCGATCCGGCTCTGTTTATCGGCTCAGGCAAGAGTGAGGAGCTGGCGGCGCTGGTAAGCGACATCAAAGCGGATGTGGTGCTGTTCAATCATGCTCTGAGCCCGGCTCAGGAGCGTAACCTGGAGCGGGTGGTCAAATGCCGGGTGCTGGATCGCACCGGCCTGATTCTGGATATCTTCGCCCAGCGTGCCCGTACCCATGAAGGGCGCTTGCAGGTGGAGCTGGCCCAGTTGCGCCACTTGTCTTCCCGGCTGGTCAGGGGCTGGACTCACCTGGAGCGGCAGAAGGGTGGCATCGGCCTGCGTGGTCCCGGTGAAACCCAGCTGGAAACCGACCGCCGGTTGCTCCGTGATCGTATCCGCGCCATCGAGTCGCGTCTGGAGAAGGTGCGCAAGCAGCGGGCCCAGGGACGTCGGGCTCGCCAGCGTTCCGAAACACCACTGATTTCCCTGGTGGGCTATACCAATGCGGGCAAGTCCACTTTGTTCAACGCCATCACCACTGGCGATGTCTATGTGGCAGACCAACTGTTCGCCACCCTGGACCCGACCCTGCGCAAGGTAAAGGTGCCGGGCGTGGGGCCGGCGATTCTGGCCGACACCGTGGGTTTTATCCGTCATCTGCCCCACCGGCTGGTGCAGGCGTTTCGCGCGACTCTGGAAGAAACCGTTAACGCCACCTTGCTGTTGCACGTGACAGACTGCAGTGCAGAAGAGCGCGACAGTAATGTGGCTGCGGTGAACGAAGTGCTGGAAGAGATTGGCGGTGACACCCTGCCGGTGCTGCACGTTTACAACAAGGTGGATAATCTGGGCCAGTCGCCGAAAATTGATCGGGATGAGCACGGCAATCCCTGGCGCGTATGGATTTCTGCGCAGACCGGAGATGGTTTTGATCTACTGTTTCAGGCCATCGCCGAGCGACTGGCCGCCGGTTGGGTGGATTGCTGGGTGCGTCTGCCCGCGTCTGCCGGTCGTCTGCGTGCCCGCCTGCACGAGGCTGGCGAAGTGCTGGAGGAGCAGGCGGCTCTGGATGGCAGCATGCTGCTGCGTATCAACGTGAACCGGGTGCATTTTGAACGTCTCTTGCGTGAGCAGGGGCTCACGGAAGAAGAATTGGTGGTGCCGGCTCCTGCGGTTGCAGGGGATGATGCCCCTTCCTACAATTCACAACGCTCGCACGATGCGAGCCATCAATAA
- the hfq gene encoding RNA chaperone Hfq, translating into MSKGHSLQDPFLNALRKERIPVSIFLVNGIKLQGQIESFDQYVVLLKNAVSQMVYKHAISTVVPARNPRGGGNPAMTTTGAGGPAAPAADEGFGNQ; encoded by the coding sequence ATGTCAAAGGGGCACTCGCTACAAGACCCTTTTCTCAACGCCCTTCGTAAAGAGCGTATTCCGGTTTCTATCTTTCTGGTGAACGGAATAAAGCTGCAGGGGCAGATTGAGTCTTTTGACCAATATGTCGTGCTGCTGAAAAATGCAGTCAGTCAGATGGTTTACAAACACGCTATTTCCACCGTCGTGCCCGCCCGCAACCCCCGTGGCGGCGGTAACCCGGCCATGACCACCACCGGCGCTGGCGGCCCTGCCGCTCCTGCTGCCGATGAGGGCTTCGGCAACCAGTAA
- the miaA gene encoding tRNA (adenosine(37)-N6)-dimethylallyltransferase MiaA translates to MSDVGRLKSDDNTAASDVRLQTSGPILLLMGPTCSGKTALAIEAAQTLPIDIINVDSALVYRGLDIGAARPSDEELAAAPHRLLGFRELNMPYSAADFRADALREIEQIHANGKLPLLVGGTILYFKALVEGLAPLPEADPAVRAEIAALAEAEGWSAVHAALAQVDPASAERLKPTDRQRLQRALEVYRVTGRPLSAFHADHHTTVTQNRDGLSEFSALPWPVYSAALLPPDRAWLHRMIEQRFRHMLELGLVEEVQALRQLPGVHRDLPAMKAVGYRQVWDYLDGQYDYDSMVERGIIATRQLAKRQFTWLRKWPYLHGFDSNDPSQRQALVEQLAKICKSVFS, encoded by the coding sequence ATGTCGGACGTCGGACGTCTGAAGTCAGACGACAACACCGCGGCCTCAGACGTCCGACTTCAGACGTCCGGCCCGATCCTGTTGCTCATGGGACCCACCTGTTCCGGCAAGACTGCCCTGGCCATCGAGGCGGCGCAGACTCTGCCCATCGACATCATCAATGTGGATTCCGCGCTGGTCTATCGGGGGCTGGACATCGGTGCGGCGCGGCCCAGTGACGAGGAGCTGGCGGCGGCGCCGCACCGGCTGCTGGGATTTCGCGAGCTGAACATGCCTTACTCGGCGGCGGATTTTCGCGCCGATGCCCTGCGGGAAATCGAACAGATCCATGCCAATGGCAAACTGCCCCTGCTGGTGGGCGGTACCATTCTCTATTTCAAGGCACTGGTGGAGGGGTTGGCGCCCCTGCCGGAAGCGGACCCGGCGGTGCGTGCCGAGATTGCCGCCCTGGCAGAGGCTGAAGGCTGGTCGGCGGTGCATGCGGCGCTGGCCCAGGTGGATCCCGCCAGTGCGGAGCGTCTCAAGCCCACGGACCGCCAGCGTCTGCAGCGGGCCCTGGAAGTCTATCGGGTCACCGGTCGGCCCCTGTCCGCTTTTCATGCGGATCATCATACAACTGTCACACAGAACCGGGATGGTCTGAGTGAGTTCAGTGCCTTGCCCTGGCCAGTCTACAGCGCGGCCCTGCTGCCCCCGGATCGTGCCTGGTTGCACCGCATGATCGAGCAGCGATTCCGACACATGCTGGAGTTGGGGTTGGTGGAAGAAGTGCAGGCACTGCGCCAGCTGCCCGGCGTGCATCGGGATCTGCCGGCCATGAAGGCGGTGGGTTATCGGCAGGTGTGGGATTATCTGGACGGTCAGTACGACTACGACAGCATGGTGGAGCGGGGCATTATCGCCACCCGGCAACTGGCCAAACGGCAGTTCACCTGGCTGCGTAAATGGCCGTATTTACACGGCTTCGACAGTAACGATCCGTCACAGCGACAGGCGCTAGTCGAGCAGCTTGCGAAGATCTGTAAATCTGTGTTTAGTTAG